A region of Gadus morhua chromosome 18, gadMor3.0, whole genome shotgun sequence DNA encodes the following proteins:
- the LOC115531557 gene encoding disintegrin and metalloproteinase domain-containing protein 8, whose protein sequence is MKENRAFLLWITTVSLVECTRILSHVERYDVMVPQRLHTREKRSLFTDKLYPDVLGYEWTIDGRNHTIHLEKNSHLLGRNYTETNYLEDGSRVTTPGSQDHCYYQGHIEGMMHSSVSVDICQGIKGFIRARQQVYFIEPLGGTEDGDHAVYRPEHLRVSSSSSSSSSSSSSSNSSGSSSSGSSSSSGSSSSSSSSSSSSSSSRRSSSSSSSSSPGSRSSPSSSEDYETDHDLGPRLSGLFKSKSWKRDQTPSSLRFVELIVVVDNAEYIIFGSQTRARVLGAVNHIDKLYRTLGIRIVLVGLEIWNYRNYIDLDPNSETTLDRFLLWRQTDLLKRTPHDNAQFVTGVDFEGDTVGLANKFAMCTGNSGGVNQDHHDNLIGLASTIAHEMGHNFGLSHDSPDCACKSSLIGGTCVMADKLRKGSLAFPEFFSSCSEVQLAEFLERAQPNCLSSPTGADAIVIGPRCGNAILDAGEDCDCGTAEECRNPCCDATTCRLAMGSQCAHGECCTNSCQFKEVASVCRGAAGECDLPEYCTGLSEKCPEDSFVMNGKPCQNQDRGFCHDGQCPTHSHHCWRLFGTAATVGSEGCFDLNRKGQDEAHCGRNRYGYIPCTPDNVMCGSIFCEGSGDSITGKKAVFTMPGKASCLVVVDDEGSRHLDMVPAGSRCGHNKVCINNQCVDTSVYGLEDDCSRKCNNRGVCNHKKQCHCDPGWAPPYCEEQYVDQHQDQSALIGGVVSALVILLVFIAVAIGLICCKKRRKENYPSKRKVHYTPGKLNPMFQEQVSNGKLQISAPTFMDSTATHACTPLFVSGVPCRPAPQPPQKSTESNAAQSESLKTEPPCRSPPPLNSKQCLPSKTIAPPVMTSEKYCPSPDHSIKSSPSPVLSSSSRVSSAKPSPPPTPSAKPTPSIYRPVISSPRLVHQVHCSPSLVRSNPPPPVPPVKPSPSLVRSNPPPVPSTKPSPSMIRSNPPPLPPVKPSPSPVRLVKSSSASPIPPVKPSSFKA, encoded by the exons ATGAAGGAGAACAGGGCATTTTTACTATGGATTACAACGG TCTCTCTTGTAGAGTGCACACGAATACTGTCACATGTGGAGCGTTATGATGTTATGGTTCCTCAAAGGCTGCACACCAGAGAAAAGCGGAGTCTCTTTACAGATAAG CTCTACCCTGATGTGCTAGGATATGAATGGACCATTGATGGAAGGAACCACACAATTCATCTCGAAAAAAATAG CCATCTCCTTGGTAGAAATTACACTGAAACTAACTATCTGGAAGATGGAAGTCGTGTTACGACCCCAGGCAGTCAG GACCACTGCTATTACCAGGGCCACATCGAAGGCATGATGCACTCATCAGTCAGTGTGGACATCTGCCAGGGCATTAA gggcttCATAAGGGCTAGGCAGCAGGTGTATTTCATCGAGCCCCTGGGAGGCACTGAAGATGGGGATCACGCTGTGTACCGACCCGAGCACCTCAGAgtcagcagtagcagcagtagcagtagtagtagtagtagtagtagtaacagtagtggtagtagtagtagtggtagtagtagcagtagtggtagtagtagcagtagtagtagtagtagtagtagtagtagtagtagcagacgtagtagtagtagtagtagtagtagtagtcctGGATCCAGATCCTCTCCCAGCAGCTCAGAGGATTATGAGACGGACCATGACCTGGGACCAAGGCTATCAGGTCTCTTCAAGTCCAAATCCTGG AAAAGAGATCAAACTCCCAGCTCCCTGCGGTTTGTGGAGTTGATCGTTGTCGTCGACAACGCAGAG TATATTATATTTGGAAGCCAGACAAGAGCCCGGGTTTTAGGAGCTGTAAATCACATTGACAAG ttgTACCGAACGCTAGGCATTCGCATTGTGCTGGTGGGTCTGGAGATATGGAACTACAGGAACTACATCGACCTAGACCCCAACTCAGAGACCACCCTGGACCGGTTCCTTCTGTGGCGCCAAACCGACCTTCTGAAGAGGACACCACATGACAACGCCCAGTTTGTCAC TGGCGTCGATTTTGAAGGCGACACCGTCGGTTTGGCAAACAAGTTTGCCATGTGTACGGGAAATTCAGGCGGGGTCAATCAG gatcaccatgacaacctaATTGGCCTGGCGTCCACCATTGCCCATGAGATGGGTCATAACTTTGGCCTTTCCCACGACTCACCGGATTGTGCGTGCAAATCGTCGCTCATCGGTGGCACCTGTGTCATGGCCGACAAGCTCAG AAAAGGATCCCTGGCCTTCCCCGAGTTCTTCAGCAGCTGCAGCGAGGTGCAGCTCGCCGAGTTCCTGGAGAGAGCTCAGCCCAACTGCCTGTCCAGTCCCACCGGCGCCGACGCCATCGTCATCGGCCCGCGCTGCGGGAACGCCATACTGGACGCGGGCGAGGACTGCGACTGTGGCACCGCAGAG GAGTGCAGGAATCCTTGCTGCGACGCAACGACGTGTCGTCTGGCCATGGGCTCCCAGTGTGCTCATGGAGAATGCTGTACCAACAGCTGCCAG TTCAAAGAGGTGGCCAGCGTGTGTAGGGGGGCGGCCGGGGAGTGCGACCTACCCGAGTACTGCACCGGCCTGTCGGAGAAGTGCCCCGAGGACAGTTTCGTGATGAACGGGAAGCCCTGCCAAAACCAAGACCGCGGCTTCTGCCACGACGGCCAGTGCCCCACTCACAGCCACCACTGCTGGAGGCTGTTCGGAACAG CTGCCACGGTGGGATCAGAGGGCTGCTTCGACCTGAACAGGAAAGGGCAGGATGAGGCCCACTGTGGGAGGAACAGATACGGCTACATCCCCTGCACCCCCGA CAATGTAATGTGCGGCTCCATCTTCTGCGAGGGAAGCGGTGACTCCATCACGGGGAAAAAAGCGGTGTTCACCATGCCGGGCAAGGCCTCgtgcctggtggtggtggacgacgAGGGGAGCAGGCACCTGGACATGGTGCCCGCCGGGAGCCGATGTGGACACAATAAG GTCTGCATCAACAACCAATGTGTGGACACGTCGGTGTACGGACTCGAGGACGATTGCTCTAGGAAGTGCAACAACCGAGGG GTGTGTAACCACAAGAAGCAGTGCCACTGTGATCCGGGCTGGGCGCCTCCTTACTGCGAGGAGCAGTACGTGGACCAGCACCAAG ACCAAAGCGCGTTGATCGGTGGCGTGGTTTCAGCGCTGGTCATTCTCTTGGTATTCATCGCCGTGGCGATAGGACTGATCTGCTGTAAGAAGCGCAGGAAGGAGAACTACCCTTCCAAAAG GAAGGTCCACTACACTCCGGGGAAGCTGAACCCCATGTTCCAGGAGCAGGTCTCTAATGGCAAACTGCAGATCAGCGCGCCTACCTTCATGGACAGCACGGCCACACACGCCTGCACCCCTCTGTTTGTGAGCGGGGTGCCCTGCCGGCCTGCCCCTCAG CCGCCACAGAAATCAACAGAGTCGAACGCTGCTCAATCTGAGTCG CTGAAAACAGAACCTCCTTGTAGATCCCCACCGCCCTTGAATAGCAAGCAG TGTTTACCATCCAAAACGATTGCGCCACCAGTGATGACCTCAGAGAAGTACTGCCCTTCTCCTGATCACTCAATAAAGTCCAGCCCTTCTCCGGTATTGTCCAGTTCATCACGGGTCTCCTCAGCCAAGCCCAGCCCCCCACCGACCCCGTCAGCAAAGCCTACTCCTTCTATATACCGTCCAGTCATTTCCAGTCCACGACTAGTTCACCAAGTCCACTGCAGTCCTTCTCTGGTCCGGTCCAACCCTCCACCCCCAGTCCCCCCAGTCAAACCCAGTCCTTCTCTGGTCCGGTCCAATCCACCACCAGTCCCTTCTACGAAGCCCAGTCCTTCTATGATCCGGTCCAACCCTCCACCACTCCCCCCAGTCAAGCCCAGTCCATCTCCCGTCCGTCTAGTCAAATCCAGCAGTGCTTCCCCCATACCTCCAGTGAAGCCATCCTCTTTCAAGGCATGA